A region of Bifidobacterium adolescentis ATCC 15703 DNA encodes the following proteins:
- a CDS encoding MATE family efflux transporter, whose translation MAIPSFGAATTMPPEENDEPAAAGGDKNMVHNKQGIDMLHGRIWTKVLRFALPVAATGILEQLFNASGIMIVGNFSQSDGTAAVAAVGSNAPVTGLILNLFIGIALGANVVIANAIGRGSREAVRNAVHTSIVTALIGGVIVAIIGELLAGPLLGMLNVTADVFPLALAYLRIYLIGMPVILLYNFETAIFRSIGDTQAPLAVLAISGVLNVTMGLIFVVLFHWGVSGVATATVIANVVSSMILLYRLVHTDAAIHVDLREFGIDWFTLRQILRIGLPAGVQSAVFAVANIIIQAAINSLGTVVMAASSAAFNIEIIAYYVLNSFSQACATFTGQNYGAKRIGRCKRVLGICILEDFIVTAATIAVVLFFGHSLLALFDATPEVISVGYTRLVMVFSAYTFSMLYEVMSGYLRGFGISLVPALLTVIGVVGVRITWIAFAFPAHRTFEAIMIVYPISLAATAVLIGIALLCYRPSKRFAVKP comes from the coding sequence ATGGCGATTCCCTCGTTTGGTGCCGCCACTACAATGCCTCCGGAAGAGAACGACGAGCCGGCTGCGGCTGGCGGAGACAAAAACATGGTGCACAACAAGCAGGGCATAGACATGCTGCACGGGCGCATATGGACGAAAGTCCTGCGATTCGCGCTCCCCGTGGCGGCGACCGGCATTCTGGAACAACTCTTCAACGCATCCGGCATCATGATCGTCGGCAACTTCTCCCAATCCGACGGCACCGCCGCGGTCGCGGCCGTCGGCTCCAACGCGCCCGTCACCGGACTCATCCTCAACCTGTTCATCGGCATCGCTCTCGGCGCGAACGTCGTCATCGCCAACGCCATCGGACGAGGCAGCCGCGAAGCGGTGCGCAACGCCGTGCACACGTCCATCGTCACCGCCCTGATCGGCGGCGTGATCGTCGCCATCATCGGAGAATTGCTCGCCGGCCCGCTTCTCGGCATGCTCAACGTGACCGCCGACGTGTTCCCCCTGGCGCTCGCATACCTGCGCATCTACCTCATCGGCATGCCCGTCATCCTGCTATACAATTTCGAAACAGCCATCTTCCGCAGCATCGGCGACACCCAGGCTCCGCTCGCCGTACTCGCCATTTCCGGCGTGCTCAACGTGACCATGGGACTGATTTTCGTCGTATTGTTCCATTGGGGTGTTTCGGGCGTCGCGACGGCCACCGTCATCGCGAACGTCGTCAGCTCCATGATTCTGCTGTATCGACTGGTTCATACTGACGCAGCCATCCATGTTGATTTGCGCGAGTTCGGCATCGACTGGTTCACCCTGCGTCAGATTCTGCGCATCGGACTGCCCGCCGGCGTGCAAAGCGCGGTGTTCGCCGTGGCCAACATCATCATCCAAGCCGCCATCAACAGTCTCGGCACCGTTGTCATGGCCGCCTCCAGCGCCGCGTTCAACATCGAAATCATCGCCTACTACGTGCTCAACTCGTTTAGCCAGGCCTGCGCCACCTTCACCGGGCAAAACTATGGAGCCAAACGGATTGGACGCTGCAAGCGCGTGCTTGGCATCTGCATTCTGGAGGATTTCATCGTCACCGCGGCCACCATCGCCGTCGTGCTGTTCTTCGGCCATAGTCTGCTGGCGTTGTTCGATGCGACACCGGAGGTCATTTCCGTCGGCTACACCAGACTCGTCATGGTGTTCTCCGCCTACACGTTCAGCATGCTATACGAGGTCATGTCCGGATATCTGCGCGGCTTCGGCATCTCACTGGTGCCGGCGCTGCTCACCGTAATCGGCGTGGTCGGCGTGCGCATCACTTGGATCGCGTTCGCGTTCCCCGCGCATCGCACGTTCGAGGCCATTATGATCGTCTACCCGATTAGCCTCGCCGCAACCGCCGTACTCATCGGCATTGCTCTGCTCTGCTACCGTCCGTCCAAGCGATTCGCCGTTAAACCTTGA
- a CDS encoding SDR family NAD(P)-dependent oxidoreductase, with the protein MGYALITGASGGIGRELAALFAADGHDLVITARSQERLDMVKTKLEQRFGVHVVTFAIDLSEANAPKKLHDFTTSQGIAVDHLVNNAGFADWTDFLDADWNRQNEMMQLNMHALAELTYRYGRDMRANGHGRILNISSVASMMAGPYMAMYFASKAFVRSLSEAVAHELRGTGVTVTCVCPGPTTTGFQKAANMSGRNFFTMTKPATARQLATYAYRRMMRGSTLAYHGPLTKAGALAERVLPRALTRRIAAFMDGGKPHTLKV; encoded by the coding sequence ATGGGATACGCACTCATCACGGGAGCGTCCGGCGGCATCGGACGCGAACTGGCGGCGCTGTTCGCAGCGGACGGACATGACCTGGTGATCACCGCCCGCAGCCAGGAACGGCTTGACATGGTAAAAACCAAGCTCGAGCAGCGTTTTGGCGTGCATGTGGTGACGTTCGCCATAGATCTGAGCGAAGCAAATGCGCCGAAGAAACTCCATGATTTCACCACATCACAAGGTATTGCGGTCGACCATCTCGTTAATAACGCAGGCTTCGCTGACTGGACGGATTTTCTCGACGCCGACTGGAACCGGCAAAATGAGATGATGCAGCTCAACATGCATGCGCTCGCTGAGTTGACGTATCGGTATGGCCGAGACATGCGCGCCAACGGGCATGGCAGGATTTTGAATATTTCGTCCGTCGCCTCGATGATGGCAGGCCCATACATGGCGATGTATTTCGCGTCGAAGGCATTCGTGCGTTCGCTATCCGAGGCAGTGGCCCACGAATTGCGCGGCACGGGCGTGACGGTGACCTGCGTATGTCCCGGTCCGACCACGACCGGCTTTCAGAAGGCTGCGAATATGAGTGGCCGCAACTTCTTCACCATGACCAAACCGGCCACCGCACGTCAGCTTGCCACGTACGCCTACCGCAGGATGATGCGCGGCTCAACCCTCGCCTACCATGGTCCGCTCACCAAGGCGGGCGCGCTCGCGGAACGGGTTCTTCCCCGCGCTTTGACCCGGCGAATCGCCGCGTTCATGGACGGCGGCAAGCCGCACACGCTCAAGGTTTAA
- a CDS encoding methylated-DNA--[protein]-cysteine S-methyltransferase, whose product MVKTKSHYDSPLGGITLIADETALLGLWFDWQPGYADDDSAVLGDSPTIGAAKRWLDEYFAGCIPRTEVPLLLEGTPFRKEAWALLRKVPYGETVSYGGLARRLELKRADGRRVSARAIGGAVHRNPIALIVPCHRVVGADGSLTGYAGGIETKIRLLQLEGVLKQTERMDVDCESIDRIWRSTR is encoded by the coding sequence GTGGTGAAAACAAAGTCGCATTACGATTCGCCGCTTGGCGGCATCACGCTGATCGCCGACGAAACGGCATTGCTCGGCCTGTGGTTCGATTGGCAGCCAGGCTATGCGGACGATGATTCCGCGGTTTTGGGTGATTCGCCGACGATTGGCGCCGCGAAACGATGGCTGGACGAATACTTTGCAGGTTGCATACCTCGGACCGAAGTGCCGTTGCTGCTGGAAGGCACGCCATTCCGCAAGGAAGCATGGGCATTGCTGCGGAAAGTGCCATACGGCGAAACGGTTTCATACGGCGGACTCGCACGTCGATTGGAGTTGAAACGTGCGGACGGGCGTAGGGTATCCGCACGCGCCATCGGAGGAGCGGTGCACCGCAATCCGATCGCGCTTATCGTGCCCTGCCATCGGGTCGTCGGCGCTGACGGCAGTCTCACCGGTTATGCGGGAGGCATTGAAACCAAAATCCGTCTGCTCCAACTCGAAGGCGTGCTGAAGCAGACGGAACGGATGGATGTGGATTGCGAATCTATAGACCGGATTTGGCGATCCACCCGCTGA
- a CDS encoding flavodoxin, giving the protein MKGRNMVVVFFSRAGENYEVGEVTVGNTAKLAQEVARRTDSPMIEIARTEPYPERYAATSEMVQEEQRVNVRLPFTLSGDTDALDSSDTVFLGYPIWCGDMPMLVYAFLESRDWSGKTIYPFCTHGGSGLGRTPERIAAITKTTVKPGLAVMGTDAQNNASKTAEAVSGWIAKSGL; this is encoded by the coding sequence ATGAAAGGACGCAACATGGTGGTGGTGTTTTTCTCCCGCGCCGGCGAAAACTACGAAGTGGGCGAGGTGACGGTCGGCAATACCGCGAAGCTTGCCCAAGAGGTGGCCCGGCGGACCGATTCGCCGATGATTGAAATCGCACGTACCGAGCCTTATCCGGAACGGTACGCCGCGACCTCAGAAATGGTGCAGGAGGAGCAGCGTGTCAACGTGCGTCTGCCGTTCACGCTCAGCGGCGATACCGATGCGCTCGACTCGTCCGATACCGTGTTCCTCGGCTATCCGATTTGGTGCGGCGATATGCCGATGCTCGTGTACGCTTTTCTGGAAAGCCGCGACTGGTCCGGAAAGACCATTTATCCGTTCTGCACGCACGGCGGCAGCGGGCTTGGACGGACTCCGGAACGTATCGCCGCAATCACCAAGACGACGGTGAAGCCGGGGCTTGCGGTCATGGGGACCGACGCACAGAACAACGCAAGTAAAACCGCCGAAGCCGTCAGCGGGTGGATCGCCAAATCCGGTCTATAG
- a CDS encoding MalY/PatB family protein, with the protein MTYDFDTPIDRSGTYSLKWEEAGDALPMWVADMDFQTAPVIREALRRRVEHGVFGYSIVPPEWNQAYVDWWGRRHGLAIDPDSLVFCTGVVPAISSMVRKLTTPNENVVIMTPVYNIFFNSILNNGCRVLESPLAYDGEGHYEIDWADFETKLADPQTTLMILCNPHNPIDRIWDCETLERIGELCWKHHVTVVSDEIHCDLTDPGFDYVPFASVGEHCAMNSVTCMAPTKTFNIAGLNSAAVMIPNPVLRHKVWRALNTDEVAEPNAFAMDATLAAFNEGEPWLNELRAYLAGNKATARAMFDKYNASVPADRRIIMVEGHATYLLWVDCSAITHDTDALCDYLKREHKVMFSEGSEYGGNGHDFVRINVACPRARMIEGLARFIDGLLAYRAQSFPKMD; encoded by the coding sequence ATGACTTACGATTTCGATACTCCGATCGACCGTTCCGGCACGTACTCGCTCAAATGGGAGGAGGCTGGCGACGCGCTGCCCATGTGGGTGGCGGATATGGATTTCCAGACCGCGCCCGTAATCCGCGAGGCGTTGCGTCGGCGCGTCGAGCATGGCGTTTTCGGCTATTCGATCGTGCCGCCAGAATGGAATCAGGCGTACGTGGATTGGTGGGGACGCCGTCATGGGCTTGCCATCGACCCGGACTCGCTGGTGTTCTGCACCGGTGTGGTGCCGGCGATCTCCAGCATGGTCAGGAAACTCACCACGCCGAACGAGAACGTCGTGATCATGACGCCGGTCTACAACATCTTCTTCAATTCGATTCTCAACAATGGCTGCCGTGTGCTTGAATCGCCGCTCGCCTATGACGGCGAAGGACATTACGAGATCGATTGGGCTGATTTCGAAACGAAACTCGCCGACCCGCAGACCACGCTGATGATTCTGTGCAACCCGCATAATCCGATCGACCGTATTTGGGATTGTGAGACTTTGGAACGTATCGGCGAACTGTGCTGGAAGCATCATGTGACGGTGGTCAGCGATGAGATCCACTGCGATCTGACCGATCCGGGTTTCGATTACGTGCCGTTCGCCTCGGTGGGCGAGCATTGCGCGATGAATTCGGTGACCTGCATGGCTCCGACCAAAACGTTCAACATCGCAGGACTGAATTCCGCGGCCGTGATGATTCCGAATCCGGTGCTGCGTCATAAGGTGTGGCGAGCTTTGAACACCGATGAGGTGGCGGAGCCGAACGCCTTCGCCATGGACGCCACCCTGGCCGCGTTCAACGAGGGCGAACCGTGGCTGAACGAACTGCGCGCTTATCTGGCCGGCAACAAGGCGACCGCGCGTGCGATGTTCGACAAATACAACGCTTCGGTGCCGGCCGACCGGCGCATCATCATGGTCGAAGGACATGCCACCTACCTGTTGTGGGTCGACTGTTCGGCCATCACGCATGACACGGATGCGTTGTGCGATTATCTCAAACGCGAGCATAAGGTGATGTTCTCCGAGGGTTCCGAATATGGTGGCAACGGTCATGATTTCGTGCGTATCAACGTGGCCTGTCCGCGTGCACGCATGATCGAGGGTCTTGCACGGTTCATCGACGGTCTGCTCGCGTATCGAGCACAATCGTTTCCAAAGATGGACTGA
- a CDS encoding DUF3737 family protein, whose protein sequence is MSETRQAFLTGERAEFFAHDRRYVDTIFDDGESPLKHAHDIELRSSSFKWKYPLWYCSDIDAKDCTWFEMARAGVWYTDHITVEDSTIEAPKNFRRCHDVTLRNVDFVNAEETLWACSGVTLDNVSAHGDYLAMNCADVKADNLRLVGNYPFDGARNVEISNSRLISKDCFWNCENVTVRDSFISGEYLAWNSRNVTFEHCTIESLQGLCYVDHLVLRDCRLVNTTLAFEYSSVDADVRGTIDSVFNPSSGTIRADHINELTLDPAKIDPTATTIVTADAA, encoded by the coding sequence ATGTCCGAAACCCGCCAGGCGTTCCTCACCGGCGAGCGCGCGGAGTTCTTCGCGCATGACCGCCGGTACGTCGATACGATTTTCGACGATGGCGAATCGCCGTTGAAGCATGCCCATGACATCGAACTGAGGTCGAGCTCGTTCAAATGGAAGTATCCGCTGTGGTATTGCTCGGATATCGATGCGAAGGACTGCACGTGGTTTGAGATGGCACGTGCGGGCGTATGGTACACGGACCATATCACGGTGGAGGATTCAACGATCGAGGCGCCGAAGAATTTCCGCCGCTGCCATGACGTGACGTTACGCAACGTGGATTTTGTCAACGCCGAGGAGACATTGTGGGCCTGTTCCGGCGTGACGTTGGACAATGTGAGCGCGCATGGCGACTATCTGGCGATGAATTGCGCGGATGTGAAAGCCGACAACCTACGTTTGGTGGGCAATTATCCGTTCGATGGCGCAAGGAACGTGGAGATTTCCAATTCCCGTCTGATTTCGAAGGATTGTTTCTGGAACTGTGAGAACGTGACGGTGCGCGATTCGTTCATTTCCGGCGAGTATCTGGCGTGGAACTCGCGTAACGTGACGTTCGAGCATTGCACGATCGAAAGCCTGCAGGGCCTGTGCTACGTGGACCATCTGGTGTTGCGTGACTGCCGGCTCGTCAATACGACGCTCGCGTTCGAATATTCCTCCGTCGATGCCGACGTGCGCGGCACGATCGACAGCGTGTTCAATCCTTCGTCCGGCACGATTCGCGCCGACCATATCAACGAGCTGACGCTCGATCCGGCGAAAATCGATCCGACGGCCACGACGATCGTGACAGCCGACGCCGCATAA
- a CDS encoding NAD(P)H-dependent oxidoreductase, which yields MKTLVLVFHPHLEKSQVNRKLMDAANETGDVTVMDEYAAYPDFKINVEHEQELIETHDRIVLQFPFYWYSSPALLKQWEDDVIKAGWAYGGGRALEGKEFMLAVSTGSPADSYTREGSHVRTMEELLSPFETTFRHTHATYLKPFLIQGVATSTDEQIDAAAAKYPAALIG from the coding sequence ATGAAGACACTGGTTCTGGTGTTCCACCCGCATCTGGAGAAGTCGCAGGTCAACCGCAAGCTCATGGACGCGGCCAACGAGACCGGCGACGTGACCGTGATGGACGAGTACGCCGCATATCCCGACTTCAAAATCAACGTCGAACATGAGCAGGAGCTCATCGAAACGCATGACCGCATCGTGCTGCAGTTCCCGTTCTACTGGTACAGCTCCCCCGCGCTGCTCAAGCAGTGGGAGGATGACGTGATCAAGGCCGGCTGGGCCTACGGCGGCGGGCGGGCGCTCGAAGGCAAGGAGTTCATGTTGGCCGTGTCCACCGGCTCTCCGGCGGACTCCTACACGCGTGAAGGCAGCCATGTGCGCACCATGGAGGAGCTGCTTTCCCCGTTCGAGACCACGTTCCGTCATACGCATGCCACATATCTGAAGCCGTTCCTCATCCAAGGCGTCGCCACGTCCACCGATGAGCAGATCGACGCCGCCGCGGCGAAGTATCCGGCAGCGCTGATCGGCTGA
- a CDS encoding AzlC family ABC transporter permease, with the protein MVRTQNRNAVMGKAFRTALPRTSPVCISFFLLALSYGVLMGTRGFSFLWPMCMSAFIFTGSMEFVTVNLLVSAFNPFVTFMLAVMLGTRHLFYGISMLGRFKNMGAKKPYLIFSLCDETFAIDNGTIIAADVDRGWFYFFVGLLNQSSWVAGATLGGLLGERITFNTSGLDFIMTAMFAVIFVDQWLTTKRKSHMAALTGIAVPAICLGVFGADNFMIPSLVAMLVMFILLRPYLDDLKIDKTDGENETNNADKETNA; encoded by the coding sequence ATGGTGCGGACGCAGAACAGGAATGCTGTCATGGGCAAGGCGTTCAGAACGGCGTTGCCGCGGACGTCGCCGGTCTGCATCAGCTTCTTCCTTCTGGCGTTGTCGTACGGCGTGCTGATGGGCACGCGCGGCTTTTCGTTCCTGTGGCCCATGTGCATGAGCGCGTTCATCTTCACCGGTTCCATGGAATTCGTCACCGTGAATCTGCTGGTGTCCGCGTTCAACCCGTTCGTCACGTTCATGCTGGCCGTCATGCTCGGCACCCGTCATCTGTTCTACGGCATCTCCATGCTCGGCCGGTTCAAGAACATGGGCGCCAAGAAGCCGTATCTCATTTTCTCGTTGTGCGACGAGACCTTCGCCATCGACAACGGCACCATCATTGCGGCCGACGTCGATCGCGGATGGTTCTACTTCTTCGTCGGCCTGCTCAACCAGTCATCATGGGTGGCCGGCGCCACGCTTGGCGGCCTTCTCGGAGAACGCATCACCTTCAACACCTCCGGTCTCGACTTCATCATGACCGCCATGTTCGCCGTCATTTTCGTGGATCAATGGCTGACCACGAAACGCAAAAGCCACATGGCCGCGCTTACCGGCATAGCGGTGCCCGCGATCTGTCTGGGGGTGTTCGGCGCCGACAATTTCATGATCCCATCCCTGGTCGCCATGCTCGTCATGTTCATTCTGCTGCGGCCATACCTGGACGACCTGAAGATCGACAAGACGGACGGGGAGAACGAAACGAACAACGCGGACAAGGAGACGAACGCATGA
- a CDS encoding branched-chain amino acid transporter permease, with amino-acid sequence MIMTTWQGVITIIMAMLGTMLTRFLPFLLFPESKEPPRFITYLGTVLPYAMTGLLVVYSLKGVHLTSGSHGIPELLAIIAIALLHIWKRNMLLSIAGGTAVYMLLVQLVFS; translated from the coding sequence ATGATCATGACCACGTGGCAAGGCGTCATCACCATCATCATGGCGATGCTCGGCACCATGCTGACACGTTTCCTGCCGTTCCTGCTGTTCCCCGAATCGAAGGAACCGCCGCGTTTCATCACCTACCTGGGCACCGTCCTGCCGTATGCCATGACAGGCCTGCTCGTCGTGTACTCGCTCAAAGGAGTGCACCTGACGTCAGGCAGCCACGGCATTCCCGAATTGTTGGCGATTATCGCAATCGCCCTGCTGCACATATGGAAAAGGAACATGCTGCTGTCGATCGCCGGCGGCACCGCCGTCTATATGCTGCTGGTACAGCTGGTTTTCTCGTAA
- a CDS encoding glycoside hydrolase family 3 N-terminal domain-containing protein → MKKAHGFFTRLVAACCVAMLPVTLAACSGDASPSDAATAAFSTRRPTVTHDSLDKAQVPSVRDDSPHAKAVRAVESMSVEERVGQLVMAPLFAGSDPSSLYDLIANRHVGSVLIIGNWTSGIAGVAAATSTLQSYAPGDNQLLMSTDQEGGLVQHLKGAGFDTMPSATQQGAMDVSQLRQSASAWGTQLKAAGINVDLAPVVGTVTVDRSSNAPIGALYRDFGLDPAGNADHAKAFIQGMSDSGVGSAIKHYPGLGSVTGNTDFTANGILDTTTTLDGPEISAFNGTLEASPSMVMMSLATYQAIDPNNPAVFSSTLVTGYLRGKIGFQGVVTSDSLSATALSGVQPSDLGVRLVEAGGDLACIGASSYVQPVLDGLNAKAAGDATFARKVQQSAIRVMTLKYEMGLAR, encoded by the coding sequence ATGAAGAAGGCTCATGGGTTTTTCACACGATTGGTGGCTGCCTGCTGCGTGGCGATGCTGCCGGTCACGTTGGCCGCATGTTCCGGCGACGCTTCCCCATCGGACGCCGCCACCGCAGCTTTTTCCACTCGCCGGCCGACGGTCACGCATGATTCCCTCGACAAGGCGCAAGTGCCGTCCGTCCGCGACGATTCGCCGCATGCCAAGGCGGTGCGGGCCGTGGAGTCCATGAGTGTCGAGGAACGGGTCGGGCAGCTGGTTATGGCACCATTGTTCGCTGGTTCCGATCCGTCATCGTTGTATGACCTCATTGCGAACAGGCATGTTGGTTCGGTTTTGATCATCGGCAACTGGACTTCGGGGATCGCCGGGGTCGCGGCCGCCACATCCACGCTGCAATCGTATGCTCCGGGCGACAACCAGCTGTTGATGTCCACCGATCAGGAGGGTGGTCTGGTCCAGCATCTCAAGGGGGCCGGGTTTGATACCATGCCTTCGGCCACCCAGCAGGGCGCAATGGATGTCAGCCAGTTGAGGCAATCGGCATCCGCATGGGGCACGCAGCTCAAGGCTGCGGGCATCAATGTCGATCTGGCGCCCGTCGTCGGCACGGTGACCGTGGACCGTTCGTCGAACGCCCCGATTGGCGCGCTGTACCGTGATTTCGGTCTTGATCCGGCCGGCAATGCGGACCATGCGAAGGCGTTCATACAGGGCATGTCCGATTCGGGGGTAGGCAGCGCCATCAAACATTATCCGGGTTTGGGATCGGTGACCGGCAATACCGATTTCACCGCGAACGGCATCCTCGACACCACCACCACGTTGGATGGTCCGGAAATCAGCGCGTTCAACGGCACGTTGGAGGCAAGCCCTTCGATGGTGATGATGTCTTTGGCCACATATCAGGCGATCGATCCGAATAATCCGGCCGTGTTCTCATCAACGCTGGTCACCGGCTATCTGCGCGGGAAAATCGGCTTCCAAGGCGTCGTCACTTCCGATTCCCTGTCCGCAACGGCTTTGAGTGGCGTGCAGCCGAGTGATTTGGGTGTGCGGCTGGTCGAAGCCGGCGGCGATTTGGCATGTATCGGCGCCTCTTCCTACGTGCAGCCGGTGTTGGACGGATTGAACGCCAAAGCGGCCGGCGATGCGACGTTCGCGCGGAAGGTGCAGCAATCCGCCATTCGTGTGATGACGCTCAAATACGAGATGGGGCTCGCCAGGTAA